A window of the Scleropages formosus chromosome 5, fSclFor1.1, whole genome shotgun sequence genome harbors these coding sequences:
- the unc93b1 gene encoding protein unc-93 homolog B1, with amino-acid sequence MAEEADNVYREAEPLGAPPAGDTELVQPVGNEGNMQEQMDEFLDPHSEYDEEEEERKYYRRKRLGVVKNVVAASTGGMITYSVYIGLLQMQLILHYDETYREVKYSSMGLEDIDSKMLMGINVTPIIGLLYTPVLIRFLGTKWMMFLASGIYALFVSTNFWERYYTLVPSAVAIGVAIVPLWASLGNYITRMAQQYYEFVNYNEKHVQEQKKIPKGACHRYIIIFQSVFYVIFHLCLVFAEFPMVFFLNNFLYDYNHTLFKVTECGASSQGYISGLNKTVLLHLPRSLLLIKVESVLMGAAFLAMIIFLVLCGAAYRPTEEIDLRSIGWGNIFQLPFKHLRDYRIRLLCPFFIYSGFETLFAVTGLIMSYGVCTLGLERLWALVMVYGLSASASSTLSLSFLCLPRLVPLLGGAVLHVLVLVGLMTWSPMPGNPSWEPLLLVLAALWGIGSALNKTGLSTLLGMLYEDKERLDFVYTIYHWWQAIAIFIVYLWSSLPMRAKISILLVTLLLSCLCYVLMEHRVMKKVPFRLPRIPRPRHKVKGYRYLEDDDSDESESEKSDEEDVESGEERDKDADGDGDADSQVSHLDLGEGGEMVRGCRRRRDDAYEQAGGME; translated from the exons ATGGACGAGTTCCTAGATCCTCACTCAGAGTATgacgaggaagaggaggagaggaagtaCTACCGCAGGAAGAGGTTGGGCGTTGTCAAGAACGTTGTGGCTGCCAGCACCGGCGGGATGATCACCTACAGCGTCTATATAG gCCTGCTCCAGATGCAGCTGATCCTGCACTACGATGAGACCTACCGGGAGGTCAAGTACAGCAGCATGGGCCTGGAGGACATTGACAGCAAGATGCTCATGGGCATCAATGTTACACCTATCATTGGCCTCCTCTACACTCCTGTCCTAATCCG GTTTCTGGGTACCAAGTGGATGATGTTTCTGGCTTCGGGAATCTACGCTCTTTTCGTGTCAACTAATTTTTGGGAGCGTTACTACACGTTGGTACCATCGGCAGTGGCTATCGGGGTGGCCATCGTCCCATTATGGGCCTCTCTGGGGAACTACATTACCAG AATGGCCCAGCAGTACTATGAGTTTGTCAACTACAACGAGAAGCACGTCCAGGAGCAGAAGAAGATCCCCAAGGGGGCTTGCCACCGCTACATTAtcatcttccagtctgtcttCTACGTTATTTTCCAT CTCTGCCTCGTTTTTGCCGAGTTCCCGATGGTCTTCTTCCTCAACAACTTCCTCTATGACTACAATCACACGCTCTTCAAAGTGACCGAATGCG GGGCCAGCTCCCAGGGCTACATTTCAGGCCTCAACAAGACGGTCCTGCTGCACCTTCCTCGCTCTCTGCTCCTCATCAAAGTGGAGAGTGTGCTGATGGGGGCTGCTTTCCTCGCCATGATCATC TTCCTAGTGCTATGCGGTGCTGCATACCGCCCCACGGAGGAGATCGACCTGCGCAGCATTGGCTGGGGAAACATCTTCCAGCTGCCCTTCAAGCACCTGCGGGACTATCGCATCCGGTTGCTCTGCCCCTTCTTCATCTACAGCGGCTTCGAGACGCTGTTTGCCGTCACCGGTCTCATTATG TCCTACGGCGTATGCACCCTTGGCCTCGAGAGGCTCTGGGCCCTAGTCATGGTGTATGGCCTGTCAGCGTCCGCCTCCTCGACGTTATCCCTGTCGTTCCTGTGCCTGCCCCGCCTTGTGCCGCTGCTTGGCGGCGCCGTATTGCACGTCTTAGTGCTCGTGGGGCTCATGACCTGGTCCCCGATGCCGGGAAACCCCTCCTGGGAGCCCCTGCTCCTGGTTCTCGCAGCCCTGTGGGGGATAGGATCGGCGCTGAACAAGACCGGCCTCAGCA CTCTACTTGGGATGCTGTATGAGGACAAGGAGCGGCTGGACTTTGTCTACACAATCTACCACTGGTGGCAAGCCATTGCCATCTTCATTGTCTACCTGTGGTCCAGCCTTCCAATGAGG GCCAAGATCTCGATTCTGTTGGTGACGTTGCTCTTGTCGTGCCTGTGCTACGTGCTTATGGAACATCGGGTGATGAAGAAAGTGCCTTTTCGCTTGCCTCGAATTCCCCGCCCCAGACACAAG GTGAAAGGTTATCGCTACCTGGAGGATGATGACTCTGATGAATCCGAGTCGGAGAAGAGCGATGAAGAGGACGTGGAGTCCGGCGAGGAAAGGGACAAAGACGCGGATGGTGATGGAGATGCAGACTCCCAGGTCTCTCATTTGGACTtaggggagggaggggagatGGTCCGAGGATGCCGGAGGAGGCGGGATGATGCTTATGAGCAGGCGGGAGGAATGGAGTAG